A part of Thiomicrorhabdus sediminis genomic DNA contains:
- a CDS encoding ABC transporter permease — translation MLDNANDKTGTSMEQAATVNFSGFSALVVKEVRRFYSVAVQTIFAPVVSTLLYLLVFGQVIDSEIEIYSGLTYSQFLIPGLVMMAILQNAFSNSSSSLIQSKMHGNLTFVLLSPISPMELYSAFVVASIIRGLAVGIGILLVGGIWFDLVWLQPLWVLVFAILSAAMMGGLGMLAGIVSDKYDHLAAFQNFIIMPLTFLSGVFYSIHALPEFWQSASHFNPFFYMVDGFRYGFFAQSDVSVYLSLLVTSLFVVLITAINLILLNKGVKIRQ, via the coding sequence ATGCTTGATAATGCAAACGATAAGACAGGAACCTCAATGGAGCAGGCAGCGACGGTTAATTTCAGTGGTTTTAGTGCCTTGGTTGTCAAAGAAGTGCGCCGTTTCTATTCGGTTGCCGTACAGACGATTTTTGCACCGGTGGTATCTACGTTGCTGTATTTATTGGTTTTCGGTCAGGTGATCGATTCGGAAATCGAGATCTATTCGGGTTTGACCTATAGTCAGTTTTTGATTCCGGGGCTGGTGATGATGGCGATTTTGCAAAATGCGTTTTCCAATAGTTCATCGAGTCTGATCCAGTCGAAAATGCACGGCAATTTGACCTTTGTCTTATTAAGTCCGATATCGCCAATGGAGTTGTATTCGGCGTTTGTCGTCGCATCGATTATTCGTGGTCTCGCGGTTGGTATAGGTATCTTGCTGGTTGGTGGGATTTGGTTTGACCTAGTGTGGTTGCAGCCTCTATGGGTGCTGGTATTTGCCATCCTTAGTGCGGCAATGATGGGTGGGCTTGGTATGTTGGCCGGTATCGTTTCCGATAAGTACGATCATCTTGCCGCATTCCAGAACTTTATTATTATGCCTTTAACGTTTTTGAGTGGTGTTTTTTACTCAATCCATGCATTGCCTGAGTTCTGGCAGAGCGCATCGCATTTCAATCCGTTCTTTTATATGGTAGACGGATTCCGTTACGGTTTCTTTGCGCAATCCGATGTTTCGGTTTACCTGAGTTTGCTGGTGACTTCGCTGTTTGTCGTTTTGATAACTGCGATAAATCTGATTTTATTGAATAAAGGCGTTAAAATACGTCAATAA
- a CDS encoding BolA family protein has product MSPEQIKQIIEANLADCQVEINGADCNFSIIVTSSDFEGKSLLQRERMVTSLFKEQIESGALHAMSVKTKTP; this is encoded by the coding sequence ATGTCGCCAGAGCAGATTAAGCAGATCATTGAAGCTAATTTGGCTGATTGCCAAGTAGAGATTAATGGTGCGGATTGCAACTTTTCAATTATTGTTACCAGTAGCGATTTTGAAGGCAAAAGCCTGTTGCAGCGTGAAAGAATGGTAACCTCCTTGTTCAAGGAACAGATTGAAAGCGGTGCTTTGCACGCTATGTCAGTAAAGACCAAAACACCTTAA
- the murA gene encoding UDP-N-acetylglucosamine 1-carboxyvinyltransferase, translated as MDKLVIANQGQLAGTVEISGAKNAALPILMGSLLAESPVKLSNVPHLMDVTTTLQLLATMGVDIMFDEELNIEIDASEVSSKEAPYDLVKTMRASILVLGPLLGRFGEAKVSLPGGCAIGSRPVNIHIEGMQKMGAQIDVENGYIIAKSDGRLKGADITMNPVTVTGTENLLMAAVLAEGETILRNSAREPEVTDLAAFLVKMGAKISGIGTDTLIIEGVDSLKGVAYEVIPDRIEAGTYLAAAAVTKSKLTVNKVNPSHLTAVLEKFREAGADIETSATSITLDMRDRELQPVDIVTDPYPQFPTDMQAQFLVMNALADGESKIEETIFENRFMHVSELMRMGADIRVEGNTAYIKGVKQLHGAPVMATDLRASASLILAGLVADGETVVNRVYHIDRGYELIEEKFHKVGAHIQRLSN; from the coding sequence ATGGATAAACTTGTAATTGCTAACCAGGGCCAGCTTGCTGGAACGGTAGAGATTTCCGGTGCGAAAAATGCCGCACTGCCAATTTTAATGGGAAGCCTTTTGGCGGAATCACCGGTAAAGCTATCTAATGTTCCGCATTTAATGGATGTCACGACCACATTGCAGCTATTGGCGACAATGGGCGTTGATATTATGTTTGATGAAGAACTTAATATCGAAATTGATGCCTCCGAGGTCAGCAGTAAAGAAGCCCCGTATGACTTGGTAAAAACCATGCGCGCCTCTATTTTGGTATTAGGGCCTTTGCTGGGCCGTTTTGGTGAAGCTAAGGTTTCTTTGCCAGGCGGTTGTGCCATCGGTTCGCGTCCGGTCAATATCCATATTGAGGGTATGCAGAAAATGGGTGCGCAGATTGATGTCGAAAACGGTTATATCATCGCTAAAAGCGATGGCCGTTTAAAGGGTGCCGATATTACTATGAACCCGGTAACGGTAACCGGTACCGAAAATCTGTTGATGGCAGCGGTACTGGCTGAGGGTGAGACCATTTTGCGTAATTCGGCACGTGAGCCGGAAGTCACTGATTTGGCGGCTTTCTTAGTAAAGATGGGAGCTAAAATCAGTGGTATTGGAACCGACACTTTGATTATCGAAGGGGTTGATTCGCTTAAGGGTGTGGCCTATGAAGTGATTCCGGATCGAATCGAGGCCGGTACCTATTTGGCCGCCGCTGCGGTGACTAAAAGTAAATTGACCGTCAATAAGGTCAACCCGAGCCACTTAACGGCGGTTTTGGAAAAGTTTAGGGAAGCCGGTGCGGATATCGAGACATCGGCCACCAGTATTACCCTTGATATGCGTGATCGTGAATTACAGCCTGTGGATATCGTAACCGACCCTTATCCACAGTTTCCGACCGATATGCAGGCACAGTTTTTGGTGATGAATGCCTTGGCGGACGGTGAATCGAAAATTGAAGAGACGATTTTTGAAAACCGTTTTATGCACGTTTCCGAGCTGATGCGTATGGGAGCGGATATCCGCGTTGAAGGCAATACCGCTTATATTAAAGGGGTCAAGCAATTGCATGGCGCCCCTGTGATGGCGACCGATTTACGTGCCTCGGCCAGTTTGATTTTGGCAGGCTTGGTCGCCGATGGTGAAACCGTTGTTAACCGTGTTTACCATATCGATCGTGGCTATGAGTTGATTGAGGAAAAATTCCACAAGGTGGGTGCTCATATTCAGCGTTTGTCGAACTGA
- the hisG gene encoding ATP phosphoribosyltransferase produces the protein MNDQLTIALSKGRIYKDTLPLLEAAGIEPLEDPSKSRKLIIPTKQDNVRLLIVRATDAPTYVAHGAADIGVAGKDVLMEAPSDNLFELLDLHIAKCKLMVAGPENEKPHGHRLKIATKYIKSAQAYYAEKGEQVDLIKLYGSMEIAPLIDLADRIVDLVDTGNTLRANGLVPMEHIADISSRLIVNQHAYKTKFDQINNIIQQFKTVIEKENA, from the coding sequence ATGAATGACCAGTTAACGATTGCGCTATCGAAAGGGCGTATTTATAAAGACACCTTACCTTTGCTGGAAGCGGCCGGTATCGAGCCGTTGGAAGATCCAAGCAAAAGCCGTAAATTGATTATTCCAACCAAGCAGGATAATGTGCGACTATTGATTGTTCGTGCTACCGATGCGCCGACTTATGTCGCGCATGGTGCTGCTGATATTGGGGTGGCCGGTAAAGATGTATTGATGGAAGCGCCAAGCGATAATCTGTTTGAGCTATTGGATTTGCATATTGCTAAGTGTAAATTGATGGTAGCCGGGCCGGAAAATGAAAAGCCGCATGGTCACCGCCTGAAGATCGCCACCAAGTACATTAAGTCCGCTCAGGCTTACTATGCTGAAAAAGGTGAGCAGGTCGATTTAATTAAGCTTTATGGTTCAATGGAAATTGCGCCATTGATCGATTTGGCCGATCGTATCGTTGACTTGGTCGACACCGGTAATACTTTGCGCGCTAATGGTTTGGTGCCGATGGAGCATATCGCCGATATCAGCTCGCGTTTGATTGTTAACCAACATGCGTATAAAACCAAATTTGATCAAATCAATAATATTATTCAACAGTTTAAAACAGTGATAGAGAAAGAAAATGCTTAA
- the hisD gene encoding histidinol dehydrogenase, whose amino-acid sequence MLNIRRLSANAEGFREELDRLLAWETVSNDSVNDIVKEVVNNVRQNGDAALLEYTERFDRLKLNTGSELEIPNARLHEALEIIPADQRTALELSAKRVRDYHERQVQNSWTYEEADGTMLGQQVTPLDSVGLYVPGGKAAYPSSVIMNAIPAKVAGVEKLIMVVPTPDGEVNNMVLAAAAICEVDAVYTLGGAQAVAALAYGTETVPAVDKIVGPGNIFVATAKRMVFGTVGIDMIAGPSEILVYCDGKTDPDWIAVDLFSQAEHDEDAQSILVTQDAQFADKVHQSMTKLIESMPRKPIIETALKDRGAIIVVDNEDQAIEMINIIAPEHLELSVDDPKALLPKIRHAGAIFMGRFTAEALGDYCAGPNHVLPTSRTARFSSPLGVYDFQKRSSLIMCSAEGANELGKVAGVLADGEGLQAHAASARYRVKD is encoded by the coding sequence ATGCTTAATATTCGTCGTTTATCTGCCAATGCAGAAGGGTTTAGAGAAGAGTTAGATCGTTTGCTTGCTTGGGAAACGGTTTCGAATGATTCGGTTAATGATATTGTTAAAGAAGTAGTTAATAACGTTCGCCAAAATGGTGATGCAGCGTTGCTGGAATATACAGAACGTTTTGATCGTTTAAAGCTTAATACTGGTTCTGAGCTAGAAATTCCTAACGCACGTTTGCATGAGGCGTTGGAAATCATTCCTGCGGACCAGCGTACGGCGCTTGAGCTGTCTGCCAAGCGTGTACGTGACTATCACGAAAGACAGGTTCAGAACTCATGGACCTATGAAGAAGCGGACGGCACTATGCTGGGTCAGCAGGTTACTCCGTTAGACAGCGTGGGCCTTTATGTACCGGGCGGTAAAGCGGCATATCCTTCATCGGTAATTATGAATGCGATTCCTGCCAAGGTTGCCGGTGTTGAAAAACTGATTATGGTTGTTCCTACCCCGGACGGTGAGGTCAATAACATGGTATTGGCTGCTGCAGCCATTTGCGAAGTCGATGCGGTTTACACTCTGGGTGGTGCGCAAGCGGTTGCGGCCTTGGCTTATGGTACCGAAACGGTTCCAGCCGTCGATAAAATCGTCGGTCCGGGTAATATCTTTGTTGCTACAGCGAAACGTATGGTATTTGGTACTGTAGGCATCGATATGATTGCCGGCCCATCGGAGATTTTGGTTTACTGTGACGGTAAGACCGATCCGGATTGGATTGCTGTAGATCTGTTCTCACAGGCAGAGCACGATGAGGATGCACAATCTATTCTTGTTACTCAGGATGCGCAGTTTGCCGATAAGGTGCACCAGAGCATGACCAAGTTGATCGAGTCTATGCCGCGTAAGCCGATTATCGAAACCGCGTTAAAAGACCGTGGTGCGATTATTGTGGTAGATAACGAAGATCAGGCGATTGAGATGATTAATATCATTGCGCCTGAGCACTTGGAGTTATCCGTTGATGATCCAAAAGCGTTATTGCCGAAGATCCGTCATGCCGGTGCGATCTTTATGGGACGTTTCACAGCGGAAGCCTTAGGTGATTATTGTGCTGGTCCTAACCATGTATTGCCTACATCGCGTACCGCGCGTTTCTCATCTCCATTGGGTGTATACGATTTCCAGAAGCGTTCTAGTTTGATTATGTGTTCTGCTGAAGGCGCTAACGAACTTGGTAAGGTTGCCGGAGTTTTGGCGGATGGTGAAGGCCTTCAGGCTCACGCGGCATCAGCGCGTTATCGCGTTAAAGACTAA